The following proteins are encoded in a genomic region of Trypanosoma brucei gambiense DAL972 chromosome 8, complete sequence:
- a CDS encoding acyl-CoA dehydrogenase, mitochondrial precursor,putative: MRRFISVSKHMPGRHSSYAAGLFNFKIVPDEMFPYPCRKVDGDEAENLQLLLEDVRKNGSTLTNLYGARISTEYGGMDLGHTAHALIYEEVGAKCNADMLSLIGHSGMCTYLLSAVGDKSLKGEYLTAMSDGSVVMGWAVEESNGSDFSMTSTKASLRDDKYVLTGEKHCFNAAKATHFLVLGKTFTQIVAEEGATTVERLSFFICAKDAPGVKVVGNSVTMENTPARCAVGVVGEGFKNAMITLFTEQYLYTASLLGIMKRILQILGESNAGEGAGGLIGSFACFVYAMESTIYALAAIADTPVEDSLLECTLTAAFTQSTVTKLLKDLEISIPPSVQLEECISCARSILNQTEQDHFLYAAAVCCGIEDYGLFFQNASTLQVMQARLLRSLGVRDRIPIKNVRNASLIDEVVVTFGNAVETTFVRSGSHVQYQQLLLDRLGEAASLIYAASAVASRASLCVAKGLPSLELEESLAACFVSSAVSRSRVLCEEVCNVGKTADDILRRIALDICEDALQ; the protein is encoded by the coding sequence atgagacGTTTCATTTCTGTTTCTAAGCACATGCCCGGCCGTCACTCGTCTTATGCGGCAGGTCTATTCAACTTCAAGATTGTGCCGGATGAGATGTTTCCATACCCCTGTCGTAAGGTTGATGGTGATGAAGCAGAGAACTTACAATTGTTGCTGGAAGACGTCCGAAAAAATGGCAGCACACTTACAAATCTTTATGGAGCCCGTATAAGTACGGAATATGGTGGGATGGATCTTGGTCACACCGCCCATGCTTTAATATATGAGGAAGTTGGTGCAAAGTGTAATGCTGACATGCTATCGCTAATAGGCCACAGTGGTATGTGTACTTATCTCTTATCGGCAGTTGGGGACAAGTCGTTAAAGGGAGAGTATTTAACGGCGATGTCTGACGGTAGTGTAGTGATGGGGTGGGCGGTTGAAGAAAGCAATGGGAGCGACTTTAGCATGACTTCAACTAAAGCCTCTCTCCGCGATGACAAGTACGTATTAACAGGGGAAAAACATTGTTTTAACGCCGCGAAAGCTACGCATTTTTTGGTCTTAGGTAAGACATTTACTCAAATTGTTGCGGAGGAGGGGGCTACTACAGTCGAACGCCTGTCATTTTTTATATGCGCCAAAGACGCCCCCGGTGTGAAGGTGGTCGGGAACTCCGTTACCATGGAAAATACTCCAGCCCGCTGCGCAGTTGGTGTAGTGGGCGAAGGGTTTAAAAACGCGATGATAACGTTGTTTACAGAACAATACCTATACACGGCCTCACTTCTTGGGATAATGAAGCGTATCCTTCAAATTCTGGGGGAGTCCAATGCTGGAGAGGGTGCTGGTGGGCTTATCGGTTCTTTTGCCTGCTTTGTATATGCTATGGAGTCCACTATTTACGCCCTGGCTGCTATAGCGGACACACCTGTGGAGGACAGTCTGCTGGAGTGTACGTTAACGGCTGCGTTTACCCAAAGCACTGTAACGAAACTATTAAAGGATTTGGAGATATCAATCCCACCAAGCGTGCAACTGGAGGAGTGTATTTCTTGCGCGAGAAGCATCCTAAATCAAACGGAGCAGGATCATTTTTTATATGCCGCGGCTGTTTGCTGCGGCATCGAGGATTATGGCTTGTTTTTCCAAAATGCATCGACATTGCAAGTGATGCAAGCGAGGTTGCTTCGATCGTTGGGGGTGCGCGATCGTATTCCCATTAAGAATGTCAGGAATGCGTCACTGATTGACGAGGTGGTTGTGACATTTGGGAATGCCGTGGAAACCACCTTTGTAAGAAGTGGTTCCCACGTTCAGTACCAGCAACTACTTCTTGATCGGTTGGGGGAAGCTGCATCTCTTATTTACGCAGCATCAGCTGTGGCCTCGCGGGCCTCGCTGTGTGTTGCAAAAGGCCTTCCTTCGTTGGAACTCGAGGAAAGTTTAGCGGCatgctttgtttcttctgctgtTAGTAGGTCTCGGGTCCTCTGCGAGGAGGTCTGTAACGTAGGTAAGACAGCTGATGATATATTGAGAAGAATTGCCCTCGATATTTGCGAAGATGCTTTACAGTAG
- a CDS encoding maoC-like dehydratase, putative, whose amino-acid sequence MLKVGQRHMGRVIRIGDFASTRRVITLDDVKAFGPLVGDSNPIHVDEAAAKAAGFQSPVVHGMLAGSLFSGLLGSELPGPQSIYMSQTLRFVVPLFVGDEVEARIEVTQFRRTKFMIAFRTTVFRIDKQTGEKTLCIEGTAVGMNKTVTFEGESEWNVPRVE is encoded by the coding sequence ATGTTAAAGGTAGGCCAGAGACACATGGGTCGTGTGATTCGGATCGGTGATTTTGCGTCCACGCGGCGGGTCATTACGTTAGATGACGTTAAAGCGTTCGGGCCGCTTGTCGGCGATTCCAACCCTATTCATGTGGATGAAGCTGCGGCGAAGGCTGCTGGTTTTCAGTCTCCAGTTGTGCATGGGATGCTAGCCGGTTCTCTTTTCTCAGGGCTGTTGGGGTCAGAGCTCCCGGGGCCGCAGTCGATTTACATGAGCCAGACATTGCGCTTCGTGGTCCCTCTGTTTGTTGGCGACGAGGTGGAGGCACGTATCGAGGTGACTCAATTCAGAAGAACGAAGTTTATGATAGCTTTCCGCACGACCGTGTTCCGCATTGACAAGcaaacaggggaaaaaaccCTCTGTATCGAAGGCACTGCGGTGGGCATGAACAAGACAGTTACCTTTGAAGGTGAGAGCGAGTGGAATGTGCCCCGTGTCGAGTAG